In Aedes albopictus strain Foshan unplaced genomic scaffold, AalbF5 HiC_scaffold_31, whole genome shotgun sequence, the sequence AGTGAATGTATCCCTATCCCGGACTTCAAAGCAGCATGTCAATtatttaggggccatccataaagtaCGCCACGCTCGAGCTCAAGCAATGCAAAAGTACGGAGGAGGGAAAGGAGAGTTAAAATTCTCGATTACAGCGTGGCGTACAAGGTTATATGCAGAAcctggcctcctaaagtgaggttaagtttagtgaaatcccatttcgtattttagtgattgagtcgttccagataaaatttaatgtaggatcggggtagaaaaaatcaatttatcgataaatttaccaaaaaattgacgaatcaactgatggggaactggtatttccctttcaaacttccaaattttcacgacataatctctacttttaatcgccaattgagaggaaacaaaccatcgtcgtttatcaaaaactcaaacGCAGATTTTAGTCTCGCTAAAACCACAACCAATGCTAATAAAAATTCTACTCTACTCACTATCTGGATAACAGTGCAATtattttcaatgacggttttgtgacttagagCAAGAAAACTGCGTTGTCTTGCACAGCTCGGTATCCTGCCATCCGAAATATAAGCTGCCATGTTGGCCAACAATTTTCACAGCTTGCCCACCATGCGTGCCGAAACGCAGCGGCGGTGAGTGCTCTGCGGCACTCACACGGTGAAACAAAGCCACACACAATTGAGCGTGTTATtcgtcctcctcctcttcttggcgtaacgtcctcactgggacaaagcctgcttctcagcttagtgttctatgagcacttccacagttattaactgagagcttcctctgccaatgaccattttgcatgtgtatcgtgtggcaggcacgaagatactctatgcccaaggaagtcaaggaaatttcctttacgaaaagatcctggaccgaccgggaatcgaacccgtcaccctcagcatggtcatgctgaatacccgtgcatttgccgcctcggctatatgggcccttgtataCACTCCAAATCGTGTTACACGCGTTCGTTCATTCTCACTCCCCTTGGGAGAATGTCTCGCCGGTTCTCACCACGGATCGAGATTTGGCAGTTTACTAAACATGAAGCTCAAACGGGCTGAGAAAATCCATTCTCAATTTTGTGTCACGTTGTTTTACCGTGCGCAATTTCTTAGTCGtgatacaccgagaaaaaattctactcggtCAGCTAAAACTTAACGAAAACAGAATTAGGAATAACGCAgggactgagtagaatttttcctCGGTGTAGGTAGTCAGTTCAGTTCGGTGTCCGTCTAGCTGAGTGTCGCGTCTCCGTTGCGGGAGTGCCAGTTTGATTCATCGTTCAAAATTTGAACCTATAGCGGAAGACTGCCGCCGGAAGTACAGTGGTCATGCACACAGCGTGAATGTGTCCATTGTAAATAGTTTGTTTTGTTCTTGTGCCCGGGTGTTGAATCGCGTGTGTCGCGGAGTGTTGTCGCCTGTTTAACCCACCCGGCCGGCAGTGCCCTAAACTGGGATCAGCAAGCCGTTCACTATTGAGGTATGTGTAAAACTGCGAAGAACTTGTGCATCCTGTGCTTTCATTGTACCAAGGGCGCGTAGATCTAAGATTTTCAGAGGGCTGTCAGTAGGCACACTGGGTTAAACGTTTGAAATCCTCGGTCAGAATTGCAGTTCTGTCCGATGAGTGGGGAACTGGTTGGCGATCGAAAGTGAGATTGGGGTCTCCGGTTAGCCTAGGGGATAGGGTTTTCgatcgccaacccggagacggcggattcaatTCCTTTTCCAGTCGGGAAATTCTgtttataacgtacattttgcttcgatgaaAAGTTCTAACTTTCCCAGTAATGATCTCCAGATAAACGATAAAATCACCCCAAATGCGATTGCAGCTTTAGCCATGCTACCCAGAATAAGTGCACATTGAGacaaattttggtgtacgtataTCGAGGGTAAAATGCACGTTATATCGAAGCGCGAAGACAGAAATGGCTGTATCGTGACAATTAGTGCTTCTCACGATTGGTGTTTGTGAATTTCATCATTTCAAGTGCAGCCTTCCAGGTGACTTGCTCTATGTCAACCGGGTAGTAACAGGAATTTCACCAACCAATCAATCTGCAGGGAAGTTGCAGTCATTTTCAATTAACCTTAACTACACCAACACGGTGCAAAGATTCGAGAGTTTCACTCTGGAAGCTCGGCGGCAGCGAAAAGGCAACACTCAATCATGCCGAGCTGACCGGCCTATTTGAGAATTGCACCTAGCAGTATTCTAGGAAACGTATGACCTGGCATTGGATGATAGGAAACCATTTCAACTTTTAACTCTTTGGTAAGATCTAAGAtggtagtcctgaaaaggactgatTTGAAAGTGGGATACTGTTTCGCAGTATGACGACTGATGGTTCCGAAAATCGCCAGATTACTTCTTGGCGGCGGTTTTCTTCGCGGCAGCTTTCTTGGCGGGGGCGGCCTTCTTCGGTTTCGGGGTCTTTGGCTTCTTTGCGGCGGTCTTGGATGGCTTGGTGGCCTTTTGTTTCGGGGCAGCGGCCTTCTTCACACCTCCGGCCTTTTTGGCGGCCTTTGCACCGGCAGCTTTGGCTTTTTTCGCTGCAGCTGGTTTCTTGGCTTTCTTCTCGCCGGCTGGCTTCTTGGCTTTCTTTTCCCCAGCTGGTTTCTTGGCAGCCTTCTTCTTCTCACCGGTAGCCTTCTTGGCTTTCTTCTCACCGGCCTTCTTGGGCTTTTTCTCGCCGGCGGCCTTCTTGGCCTCAGCCTTCAGCTTGAACGATCCGGATGCGCCAGTTCCTTTGGTTTGGACAAACTTGCCCTTCTCGACACCGTTCTTCAAGGCCTTCTTGAGGAATGGGGCCAGCTTGGCGACATCGCACTTGTAGTTGGCAGCGATGTACTTCTTGATGGCCTGCAGGGACGATCCGTTGCGCTCCTTCAGGGTTTTGATAGCAGCAACAACCATATCGTTCACTGGAGGATGGGTCGATGGCTTCTTCGGCTTGCCCTGTCCCTTAGGGGCCCTTGGCTTCTTGGCCTTGGCTGGCGAGGCAGCAGGAGCTGCGGCAGCGGCTTCGGCGGCAACTTCAGACATTGCGGTTGGTTGGTAGTAGGTACAGCGACACTGACACGTTGGTGTAAACGATTGAATGAAGGTAAATCcgacaacagtgcgatgttcgatAATGATGTCTGTGTTAGGGATGCAGACATGATCGTTCACTTATTGAGTGTTCGCAAAATATTGTCTAATTTTTTGGTAACATGTTTCTAAAACGCTATTTTACATTTACTGGGAGCAATAGTTGAATAACTTTTCTGTACAGTTAACAAGCACATGAGTCTAGCTAGTGGCACAACATTGCTGTTGGGGTTCCATGTCAGAAATAGCTTGGCAAAAACGTGTCCTAGCAGCACCCGTGAGTCATATGATGTGGGTTCACCCGACAAAACAGTCAATAGTTGCTATTGAAACAATGTCATCGTCCATGTCGGTAGTGAATTTCAAAAGCCCAATAGTTACTCTATTCAGCGACATCCATACCGAGCAAGTATTCGGTCCGGTAATGCCTTAGAAATGGCTCTAAAACAAAGTCCTTCCCGGTGCTAGTACGCGTTGCTGCGTGCTTGGTTTTGGGGAAACTTTGGGCAATAccgttttatgaaatttttccgTAAATGATGCTTCAAACTAGTGCTTCGCTGTACTCCAATCGGACAACTCCGTCGGTTTACGCACATTTAGTTTATGTACAAAAGTTCTACGACCTAAACGCATGCTAACAGAAAACATCATTTCCCGCCTAGGTAGCAGTCCCAGCTGTAGTTGACCGAAGCAGACCAGTACTTTGTCCCAGTCTTTGATGCCGCAGCAATGAGCACGATTTAAAAGGGTAATATTAGATGTTATCACAGATCTAGAGTTAGTTTCACATCAGGATCTTGCGGAAACAAATTTGAATACATTATACACCTAACAGCAGCCAAAAATCACGAAAATCTGCCCAGTAGTGCGAATCTATCACAAGTCCATCGAGTTGTTAGCTTGTTTGATGTACGATCAACATTGAGAGTTATTAGAGCCGTCGTTGGAGTTCAAATTCAATCTGAATTTGAATGAATGTAGTAAGTGTTTGCACCCTTTAATTCCGGCCTAGTCGGTTCAAGTTCAGTCTGGATGTAATCGAAACTAACGAACAAAAACTGACGCACTGCATCTGTTCTCCGATGGTGCAAAAGCTATGATTTGACTGACCTAAACCACCGGACGACACAGGCTAGACATGCTCGGTCCGATGGATTCATCTCAAAGGCGTTCCGAAAATGTAGAGCTGACAAGTTTGCCTGGCCAATTCCAGggtgaaaatgaaaacaaaaacgacGCCTACTGCAGTTGGATACTTGAAGCCAATCTTGTGTGTCGCACGCACCCGATTGTAGCAACGATTAATTATTGGTGAATTTTCAGAAACTTGAAATCAAGCAAACGCACCCCGACGTGTAATCGATAGCAGTCGTACCCACCACTCTATGCTATGCTCACTCATCTAGCTAGGTGACTAAAACTACGCTTATACGATTGTATGTAAACTCTGGTGGCAGCACCACAGTTGGTACGGTGATACTTTTCGTGAAACAACCAATCTGAGAGAAAGTCAGTAACTACAGTCAGTCAGAGCCAAAGTGGCAGTACATCATCGAGGCACGGTCGCCATATTCGGGGCCCACACTAGAGGTTAGTATGAATGTTACCATTGGGTACATCGGAAATGGCCATAAGGTCCTACAGGTTTGAGTCGTAAGTGTTGCAGTTGGTTTGGCAGGTCATTATTTCCTAGTTAACTCTTTTCGAGAATGATatagtggccctgaaaagggcctttTGGTTTGATGCGATAATTCCCGGACGGTCGTCATTTACTTGGAGCTGGTGTACTTGGTGACGGCCTTGGTTCCTTCGGAAACGGCGTGCTTGGCCAACTCTCCTGGGAGCAGAAGACGGACGGCGGTTTGGATTTCGCGAGAGGTAATGGTCGAGCGCTTGTTGTAGTGAGCCAGACGAGAGGCTTCGGCGGCAATGCGTTCGAAGATGTCGTTGACGAAGCTGTTCATGATGCTCATAGCCTTCGACGAGACGCCAGTGTCCGGGTGGACTTGCTTCAACACCTTGTAGATGTAGATAGCGTAGCTCTCCTTCCTgcgctgcttcttcttcttcttgtcgcCCTTGACAATGTTCTTCTGGGCCTTGCCGGATTTCTTGGCGGCCTTTCCGCTGGTTTTCGGTGCCATCGTGCTACGGTGAGGTTGTTTTCGATCCAAAAGGAAACAGAAACTGATGCCCACCGAGCCAATCGGTTCTCTTTTATACCCGTAGAATAGCAAGCGATGTTCCGCCCCTTTGGTTTGTTTGTCATTTTATTCGTTTCGCTTTTCCCTCCCTAGTGTTGGTGTAGCGCAGTGCTATGCGGGTATAAAATAGCCTGCCGATCCGTTGGTTCGCCATCAGTACAGCTTACGTACGCTTTGTGAACGTTTCTTCGTTAGTAAAACTCGAATCTATCTCACGATGTCTGGCCGCGGCAAAGGAGGCAAAGTTAAGGGAAAGGCAAAGTCCCGTTCCAACCGTGCTGGACTGCAGTTCCCAGTCGGCCGTATCCACCGTCTGCTCAGGAAGGGCAACTATGCCGAGCGTGTCGGCGCTGGTGCCCCAGTGTACTTGGCTGCCGTGATGGAATATCTGGCTGCTGAAGTCCTCGAGTTGGCAGGAAACGCTGCTCGTGACAACAAGAAGACCAGAATCATTCCCCGTCATCTGCAGTTGGCCATCCGCAACGACGAAGAATTGAACAAACTGCTGTCTGGCGTTACCATCGCCCAGGGTGGTGTCTTGCCAAACATCCAGGCTGTTCTGTTGCCCAAGAAGACCGAAAAGAAGGCATAAATCTCTTCCCGCTCGATCGAAGACCGTGTGCATCAAACCAAAaaccgtccttttcaggacgacAATATTCATTTTCCTGATAGAGAGTTGTTTTGGAATGATTTGTTCGCTGCAAAACTACCTACCTTGCAGTGCTCTGAATGTGCGAATGCTTTGGAAATGGTACGATTTTTATTTCAGGAACCTGCAGAAGCAGTACATCCCGAGgaagatccgaaaaaaaaaaaaataaagtcaatgtTTTGTGATGGTTTTTAAATTTCGTTCACTGCTATTCGGTTTAGTTTTTCATCGTTGTGGAAAGAAGTAAAAAATCTGATTGATTGAAACACTCATCTGAAAATGATGGATTTATTAGCGATTGAAACCTAACCACCCTTCGTTATATGCTTAATTTTCGATTTTCGAAATTCTATCCCCCATATCTTGCTGACGGACGTTATCCagtcaaaatatcaaaatatcagGACTCGTACATAGttgaattttcgataaaaataATCGAAATCGACTCAGTCTGTACCCCGCGGTAAGTTTGTCTTTGTCATTACGTAAATCTATCGAACGTGGTTGTCAGAAAATTGCTGCAGTTTGTTGTTTTTACCTATCGATCCAGCCATGTGCTATGTGAACGGGCCCGAAAATGCCGTTACCTGCAGTCGGCGTTTGGACGAAAAATGTAACTGGCAATTTGGTGGACCGTCACTGCTGGCGCGGAAATGTTCAAAGGTTCGAAATAATAGTGAGGGCTATACCGGGGCTTATTATCGTAGGAAATTTTCGTGAAACTCTTTTGTGAAACGttttcggtggccctgaaaagggccgttttgAAAGTGATTAATAACACAAGACCAAATTTAAGCGCGTTCTCCACGGATGCGACGAGCCAGCTGGATGTCCTTGGGCATGATAGTGACACGCTTGGCATGGATGGCACACAGGTTGGTATCTTCAAACAGACCAACCAGGTAGGCCTCGCTAGCTTCCTGCAGGGCCATGACGGCTGAGCTCTGGAAGCGCAGGTCAGTCTTGAAGTCCTGAGCGATTTCACGGACCAGACGCTGGAATGGGAGCTTGCGGATCAGCAGCTCAGTGGATTTCTGGTAACGACGGATTTCACGCAGAGCGACAGTTCCTGGCCGATAACGATGAGGCTTCTTGACTCCTCCGGTGGCAGGGGCACTCTTGCGAGCGGCCTTGGTGGCCAGCTGCTTGCGAGGGGCCTTTCCTCCGGTAGACTTACGGGCAGTCTGCTTGGTACGAGCCATCGTAGATGAAGAAAATTGTTTTCAATCCAAACGAATACGTTGAAACGAAGCGAAAGAATGAGGGTCGAATTTTTGTAGTACTCTTTTATATGCTTGGTTCATCGCAGGCAACCAATCACAAGCCATAGAAGAATAGAAAAAGCAAGCATGGCAAGAAGAAGTTACCCCTCGAGTAGGTATAAAAGCGGCAGCATCAGTTTCGTAGGGCATCAGTTTCGTTACACCCGTAGTCGAACACAGAAGTAAATATCCAAAATGACTGGCCGTGGCAAGGGAGGCAAAGGACTCGGAAAAGGAGGCGCCAAGCGTCATCGCAAGGTTTTGCGTGATAACATCCAGGGTATCACCAAGCCCGCCATCCGTCGTCTGGCTCGTCGTGGTGGAGTCAAGCGTATCTCCGGTCTCATCTACGAAGAAACTCGTGGTGtgctgaaggtgttcctggaaaaCGTCATCCGTGATGCCGTCACCTACACTGAACACGCCAAGCGCAAAACCGTTACCGCTATGGATGTCGTGTACGCCCTGAAGCGACAGGGACGCACTCTGTACGGTTTCGGAGGTTAAATCACAGGTTTCTTCTCTCAaaaaacggcccttttcagggccaccgaacGTGTGTACAAAAGAGTTAAACAGTCAGTTTTCTACCGCCAAAAAGCAACAGTACCTAATATGTCGTGCCTATGGACCTCAGAACGGAAGTGATAGATTGTAATGATATAAATATGTGCATCCAATTTGTATATAGTACCTCCATTGGGAACCTCTCGATATTCTATCTTTCGTGCACCGTAGCACCGGAAAGCTGAACACGACGATAAGTAAGTAAAATTAAAATGAAACCTGGGAACCAGAAGCGCTTGCCTCCGTATCGGAATTTGGCCAGCCAAAAATGCTCCGCTTCGAGTTGGAAAAGCTCGAATTGAAAAGCTAAGCAAACACGTCCCCATACTTCCAGAGCGTCGCTTATACATGTTATGCACGTAGGCAGCTCAAATCATACTTATCAAGGCAAGGAAAACTCCAGTCTTGAAGATGACAGTTTTGTTTAATATTTCCCACATCCAATATGTATGTTTCGAAGAACTTGATTGTTAACAATGGTTGCAATGTCGCCCAACGCCAAGCGTCGGTAGAACCGGTAAACTGTATAGCAATAAATCATGGATGTATGCATCCCTACCCGGGATTTCAATGGCGTGTACCATACGTTCGTGACTGTACGCTTGGAAGTGAATGAATCCCTATCCCGGACTTCAAAGCAGCATGTCAATtatttaggggccatccataaagtaCGCCACGCTCGAGCTCAAGCAATGCAAAAGTACGGAGGAGGGAAAGGAGAGTTAAAATTCTCGATTACAGCGTGGCGTACAAGGTTATATGCAGAAcctggcctcctaaagtgaggttaagtttagtgaaatcccatttcgtattttagtgattgagtcgttccagataaaatttaatgtaggatcggggtagaaaaaatcaatttatcgataaatttaccaaaaaattgacgaatcaactgatggggaactggtatttccctttcaaacttccaaattttcacgacataatctctacttttaatcgccaattgagaggaaacaaaccatcgtcgtttatcaaaaactcaaacGCAGATTTTAGTCTCGCTAAAACCACAACCAATGCTAATAAAAATTCTACTCTACTCACTATCTGGATAACAGTGCAATtattttcaatgacggttttgtgacttagagCAAGAAAACTGCGTTGTCTTGCACAGCTCGGTATCCTGCCATCCGAAATATAAGCTGCCATGTTGGCCAACAATTTTCACAGCTTGCCCACCATGCGTGCCGAAACGCAGCGGCGGTGAGTGCTCTGCGGCACTCACACGGTGAAACAAAGCCACACACAATTGAGCGTGTTATtcgtcctcctcctcttcttggcgtaacgtcctcactgggacaaagcctgcttctcagcttagtgttctatgagcacttccacagttattaactgagagcttcctctgccaatgaccattttgcatgtgtatcgtgtggcaggcacgaagatactctatgcccaaggaagtcaaggaaatttcctttacgaaaagatcctggaccgaccgggaatcgaacccgtcaccctcagcatggtcatgctgaatacccgtgcatttgccgcctcggctatatgggcccttgtataCAATCCAAATCGTGTTACACGCGTTCGTTCATTCTCACTCCCCTTGGGAGAATGTCTCGCCGGTTCTCACCACGGATCGAGATTTGGCAGTTTACTAAACATGAAGCTCAAACGGGCTGAGAAAATCCATTCTCAATTTTGTGTCACGTTGTTTTACCGTGCGCAATTTCTTAGTCGtgatacaccgagaaaaaattctactcggtCAGCTAAAACTTAACGAAAACAGAATTAGGAATAACGCAgggactgagtagaatttttcctCGGTGTAGGTAGTCAGTTCAGTTCGGTGTCCGTCTAGCTGAGTGTCGCGTCTCCGTTGCGGGAGTGCCAGTTTGATTCATCGTTCAAAATTTGAACCTATAGCGGAAGACTGCCGCCGGAAGTACAGTGGTCATGCACACAGCGTGAATGTGTCCATTGTAAATAGTTTGTTTTGTTCTTGTGCCCGGGTGTTGAATCGCGTGTGTCGCGGAGTGTTGTCGCCTGTTTAACCCACCCGGCCGGCAGTGCCCTAAACTGGGATCAGCAAGCCGTTCACTATTGAGGTATGTGTAAAACTGCGAAGAACTTGTGCATCCTGTGCTTTCATTGTACCAAGGGCGTGTAGATCTAAGATTTTCAGAGGGCTGTCAGTAGGCACACTGGGTTAAACGTTTGAAATCCTCGGTCAGAATTGCAGTTCTGTCCGATGAGTGGGGAACTGGTTGGCGATCGAAAGTGAGATTGGGGTCTCCGGTTAGCCTAGGGGATAGGGTTTTCgatcgccaacccggagacggcggattcaatTCCTTTTCCAGTCGGGAAATTCTgtttataacgtacattttgcttcgatgaaAAGTTCTAACTTTCCCAGTAATGATCTCCAGATAAACGATAAAATCACCCCAAATGCGATTGCAGCTTTAGCCATGCTACCCAGAATAAGTGCACATTGAGacaaattttggtgtacgtataTCGAGGGTAAAATGCACGTTATATCGAAGCGCGAAGACAGAAATGGCTGTATCGTGACAATTAGTGCTTCTCACGATTGGTGTTTGTGAATTTCATCATTTCAAGTGCAGCCTTCCAGGTGACTTGCTCTATGTCAACCGGGTAGTAACAGGAATTTCACCAACCAATCAATCTGCAGGGAAGTTGCAGTCATTTTCAATTAACCTTAACTACACCAACACGGTGCAAAGATTCGAGAGTTTCACTCTGGAAGCTCGGCGGCAGCGAAAAGGCAACACTCAATCATGCCGAGCTGACCGGCCTATTTGAGAATTGCACCTAGCAGTATTCTAGGAAACGTATGACCTGGCATTGGATGATAGGAAACCATTTCAACTTTTAACTCTTTGGTAAGATCTAAGAtggtagtcctgaaaaggactgatTTGAAAGTGGGATACTGTTTCGCAGTATGACGACTGATGGTTCCGAAAATCGCCAGATTACTTCTTGGCGGCGGTTTTCTTCGCGGCAGCTTTCTTGGCGGGGGCGGCCTTCTTCGGTTTCGGGGTCTTTGGCTTCTTTGCGGCGGTCTTGGATGGCTTGGTGGCCTTTTGTTTCGGGGCAGCGGCCTTCTTCACACCTCCGGCCTTTTTGGCGGCCTTTGCACCGGCAGCTTTGGCTTTTTTCGCTGCAGCTGGTTTCTTGGCTTTCTTCTCGCCGGCTGGCTTCTTGGCTTTCTTTTCCCCAGCTGGTTTCTTGGCAGCCTTCTTCTTCTCACCGGTAGCCTTCTTGGCTTTCTTCTCACCGGCCTTCTTGGGCTTTTTCTCGCCGGCGGCCTTCTTGGCCTCAGCCTTCAGCTTGAACGATCCGGATGCGCCAGTTCCTTTGGTTTGGACAAACTTGCCCTTCTCGACACCGTTCTTCAAGGCCTTCTTGAGGAATGGGGCCAGCTTGGCGACATCGCACTTGTAGTTGGCAGCGATGTACTTCTTGATGGCCTGCAGGGACGATCCGTTGCGCTCCTTCAGGGTTTCGATAGCAGCAACAACCATATCGTTCACTGGAGGATGGGTCGATGGCTTCTTCGGCTTGCCCTGTCCCTTAGGGGCCCTTGGCTTCTTGGCCTTGGCTGGCGAGGCAGCAGGAGCTGCGGCAGCGGCTTCGGCGGCAACTTCAGACATTGCGGTTGGTTGGTAGTAGGTACAGCGACACTGACACGTTGGTGTAAACGATTGAATGAAGGTAAATCcgacaacagtgcgatgttcgatAATGATGTCTGTGTTAGGGATGCAGACATGATCGTTCACTTATTGAGTGTTCGCAAAATATTGTCTAATTTTTTGGTAACATGTTTCTAAAACGCTATTTTACATTTACTGGGAGCAATAGTTGAATAACTTTTCTGTACAGTTAACAAGCACATGAGTCTAGCTAGTGGCACAACATTGCTGTTGGGGTTCCATGTCAGAAATAGCTTGGCAAAAACGTGTCCTAGCAGCACCCGTGAGTCATATGATGTGGGTTCACCCGACAAAACAGTCAATAGTTGCTATTGAAACAATGTCATCGTCCATGTCGGTAGTGAATTTCAAAAGCCCAATAGTTACTCTATTCAGCGACATCCATACCGAGCAAGTATTCGGTCCGGTAATGCCTTAGAAATGGCTCTAAAACAAAGTCCTTCCCGGTGCTAGTACGCGTTGCTGCGTGCTTGGTTTTGGGGAAACTTTGGGCAATAccgttttatgaaatttttccgTAAATGATGCTTCAAACTAGTGCTTCGCTGTACTCCAATCGGACAACTCCGTCGGTTTACGCACATTTAGTTTATGTACAAAAGTTCTACGACCTAAACGCATGCTAACAGAAAACATCATTTCCCGCCTAGGTAGCAGTCCCAGCTGTAGTTGACCGAAGCAGACCAGTACTTTGTCCCAGTCTTTGATGCCGCAGCAATGAGCACGATTTAAAAGGGTAATATTAGATGTTATCACAGATCTAGAGTTAGTTTCACATCAGGATCTTGCGGAAACAAATTTGAATACATTATACACCTAACAGCAGCCAAAAATCACGAAAATCTGCCCAGTAGTGCGAATCTATCACAAGTCCATCGAGTTGTTAGCTTGTTTGATGTACGATCAACATTGAGAGTTATTAGAGCCGTCGTTGGAGTTCAAATTCAATCTGAATTTGAATGAATGTAGTAAGTGTTTGCACCCTTTAATTCCGGCCTAGTCGGTTCAAGTTCAGTCTGGATGTAATCGAAACTAACGAACAAAAACTGACGCACTGCATCTGTTCTCCGATGGTGCAAAAGCTATGATTTGACTGACCTAAACCACCGGACGACACAGGCTAGACATGCTCGGTCCGATGGATTCATCTCAAAGGCGTTCCGAAAATGTAGAGCTGACAAGTTTGCCTGGCCAATTCCAGggtgaaaatgaaaacaaaaacgacGCCTACTGCAGTTGGATACTTGAAGCCAATCTTGTGTGTCGCACGCACCCGATTGTAGCAACGATTAATTATTGGTGAATTTTCAGAAACTTGAAATCAAGCAAACGCACCCCGACGTGTAATCGATAGCAGTCGTACCCACCACTCTATGCTATGCTCACTCATCTAGCTAGGTGACTAAAACTACGCTTATACGATTGTATGTAAACTCTGGTGGCAGCACCACAGTTGGTACGGTGATACTTTTCGTGAAACAACCAATCTGAGAGAAAGTCAGTAACTACAGTCAGTCAGAGCCAAAGTGGCAGTACATCATCGAGGCACGGTCGCCATATTCGGGGCCCACACTAGAGGTTAGTATGAATGTTACCATTGGGTACATCGGAAATGGCCATAAGGTCCTACAGGTTTGAGTCGTAAGTGTTGCAGTTGGTTTGGCAGGTCATTATTTCCTAGTTAACTCTTTTCGAGAATGATatagtggccctgaaaagggcctttTGGTTTGATGCGATAATTCCCGGACGGTCGTCATTTACTTGGAGCTGGTGTACTTGGTGACGGCCTTGGTTCCTTCGGAAACGGCGT encodes:
- the LOC134284568 gene encoding histone H2B, giving the protein MAPKTSGKAAKKSGKAQKNIVKGDKKKKKQRRKESYAIYIYKVLKQVHPDTGVSSKAMSIMNSFVNDIFERIAAEASRLAHYNKRSTITSREIQTAVRLLLPGELAKHAVSEGTKAVTKYTSSK
- the LOC134284560 gene encoding histone H1-like, whose protein sequence is MSEVAAEAAAAAPAASPAKAKKPRAPKGQGKPKKPSTHPPVNDMVVAAIKTLKERNGSSLQAIKKYIAANYKCDVAKLAPFLKKALKNGVEKGKFVQTKGTGASGSFKLKAEAKKAAGEKKPKKAGEKKAKKATGEKKKAAKKPAGEKKAKKPAGEKKAKKPAAAKKAKAAGAKAAKKAGGVKKAAAPKQKATKPSKTAAKKPKTPKPKKAAPAKKAAAKKTAAKK
- the LOC134284562 gene encoding histone H1-like, with the translated sequence MSEVAAEAAAAAPAASPAKAKKPRAPKGQGKPKKPSTHPPVNDMVVAAIETLKERNGSSLQAIKKYIAANYKCDVAKLAPFLKKALKNGVEKGKFVQTKGTGASGSFKLKAEAKKAAGEKKPKKAGEKKAKKATGEKKKAAKKPAGEKKAKKPAGEKKAKKPAAAKKAKAAGAKAAKKAGGVKKAAAPKQKATKPSKTAAKKPKTPKPKKAAPAKKAAAKKTAAKK
- the LOC134284578 gene encoding histone H2A; the protein is MSGRGKGGKVKGKAKSRSNRAGLQFPVGRIHRLLRKGNYAERVGAGAPVYLAAVMEYLAAEVLELAGNAARDNKKTRIIPRHLQLAIRNDEELNKLLSGVTIAQGGVLPNIQAVLLPKKTEKKA
- the LOC134284591 gene encoding histone H4; the protein is MTGRGKGGKGLGKGGAKRHRKVLRDNIQGITKPAIRRLARRGGVKRISGLIYEETRGVLKVFLENVIRDAVTYTEHAKRKTVTAMDVVYALKRQGRTLYGFGG